The segment TACCTTTTCTACTTTTTCAATTATTTTTTTGTCAATTCCTAATTCTTCCACAAAAACCACCTAATCAATACTCATAAATTAATAGCTTATTTTACCCTCATTTCATCAATGATTTTATCTAAATCAGCAGCTTTACCATAGTCACTTTTAGCAGGATCTACACCATCTTCACCAAACATGGTTTGAATGACCATTCCACGGTTATCAGTAACTAATCCATTTTCTCTTACATTAAGATCTTGAAGAGCATTTACAAGTCTTCTTTGCATATAACCACTTTGTGCAGTACGAATAGCTGTATCAACTAAACCCTCTCTTCCTCCCATAGCATGGAAGAAAAATTCAATTGGATCAAGTCCTTCTTTATAACTTGAATGAACAAAACCACGAGCTTTAGCACCAAGTTCATTTTTTCTAAAGTGAGGTAAGGTTCTTTCAATGTAACCCCTATCAATCCGTCCACCACGAACAGACTGTTGTCCTACACAAGCAGTAATCTGAGTTAAATTAAGCATGGATGCTCTTGCACCAGTAGTTGCCATAATAACAGAATGATTGTCCATTCCAAAGTAACTTTCAGCAATTTCCCCAGATTTATCCCTTGCTTCACCAAGAACTTGCATAATTTTCATCTCAAGGGTTTCTTCTAAACTTCTTCCAGGTAATGCTTCAAGTTCATTATTTTCATAAGCTTCTACTAATTTATCTACTTTCTCCTCAGCACTATCAAGATGAGCTTCAATTCTTTCTTTAGCTTCTTCAGGAATTTCTTCATCATTAGTACTAGTAGTAATACCTACTTTCATAATACCAGAAATAGCTAAATCAGTTGAAGCATCAAGGAATTTTCTTGCTTCATTTGGCCCATATTCTTTCATTATTGTATCTAATATTTTACCTGAAAAGGAACCATATGCTTTCTCATCCATAGCACCTGAAATAAGTTCACCATCTTCAATAACAACATAAGCATCATGTTCACATTCTTTAAGCATACATTCATCACATTTTTGACAAATTTCTGCTTTATATTGCATATTAAGATTTTCTGGTAGAAGTAGACTAAATAATTCTTTTCCTTCCCAATCTCTATTTTTTCTTTTGGGAATTGGGAGTTTAGCCTTTCTTATAATTTGGAAAGCCTGTTCTTCAGTAAATGTAGATCCAGTTCTTGTAAGTAAATATGCACCAGAAATATGATCGTGAATAGCTCCAATAATTGGTCCACCAAACCTTGGAGAGAGAATATGTTCTTGTACCCTCATAAGAGATTTAGCTTCAGCTCTAGATTCATCTGTTTGGAAAACATGCATGTTCATTTCGTCTCCATCGAAATCAGCATTGTATGGAGGACATACACATAAATTAAGTCTGAATGTTTTATATGGAAGAACTTTAACTTCATGAGCCATCATTGACATTCTGTGAAGTGAAGGCTGACGATTAAATAAAACAATATCTCCATCTTTTAAATGACGTTCTACTACAAAACCAGGTTCTAACATCTCAAGAATAGCTTCCTTAGTTTCATCATAAACTCTTATTTTTCTTCCATCAAGCCTAATAACATAGTTAGCACCAGGATGAACATCAGGACCATTGTTAATATGTTCTTTTATTTCATCAATATTCCAGTCATTAACATGGACAGGAACAGTGACTTCTTTAGCTATCATCTCAGGAACCCCGACTTCATTAATACTTATATTAGGATCTGGAGATATTACAGTACGTGCAGAGAAATTAACCCTTTTACCAGAAAGATTACTTCTAAATCTTCCTTCTTTCCCTTTAAGACGTTGTGCTAATGTTTTAAGAGGTCTTCCAGACCTATGTCTAGCTGGAGGCACACCAGATGCTTCATTATCAAAGTAAGTAGTAACGTGATATTGTAAAAGTTCCCATAGATCCTCTACAATAAGCTGAGGAGCCCCAGCCTCCATGTTTTCAACTAATCTTTGGTTAATCCTAAGAATATCAACAAGCTTGTGAGTTAAATCATCCTCAGAACGTTCCCCAGTTTCAAGAGTAATAGAAGGTCTAACAGTAACTGGAGGAACAGGAAGAACTGTTAAAACCATCCATTCTGGCCTAGCTACTTCAGGATTAACTCCTAATACATAAGCATCATCATCAGTAATTTTTTCTAATTTTTCTCTAACTTCACTAGGAGTTAATTTATAGTCTCCTTCAATTATTGAAATAGGTTTATCGATTTTAATGTCTTCTTGTTCTTCTTCGCAATGAGGACATTTATCTCTTCTAGCCAAGGTATAAATTTCTTTAATTAAATCATTGATACTTTCTTCATTTTCTTTTAAAGCATCAATTCTTGCCTTATAATCTACAATTTCACTATCAGTTAAAAGAATGCGGCCGCAAGAGTTACATGTTGAACGTAAGATTTTATGTATTGTATCACCAAATCCAACATGAATAACAGGCCTTGCCAGGTCTATACTACCAAAATGTCCTTGACATTCTCCACCTTTAGCACCACAAGCACGACATCTTAAACTTGGGTCGATGACTCCTAAATGAGGATCCATTAATCCATTTTCAATTGGATAACCATCTTCATCATAGGTATCTGGAGTTTCAATCTTAGTAACAGACATTTTCCTAATATCCTCTGGAGACATAAGTCCAAAGTTAATTTGAGAAATCTGTTTTATTATTCCTTTCAAAATATTGGCTCCTTAAATATTTCATTATTAATCTTAATAATTCGTTAATAATATAGTAATTTTAATAAATTTAACTACAATCTTACTATGCTTTATCCTCTAAAACTAATTTAGGGAATATACATAAACTCTTAAGTTCATCTAATAGAAGCTTGAATGCATAAGATATTTCAACAGGGTATGAGTCAACATCCCCACATATTGGGCAGTATTTTTTATCTCTTATTTTATCATAAACAGATATCATACCACAGTCACCACAAATAATAGCTTCATATTTATCAGATTCATCCAAAAGTCTTTCTTTAAGTGCGAGAGCTGCTCCATGAGCAATCAAACAATCTCTTTCCATTTCTCCAAATCTGAGACCACCTTCACGAGCCCTACCTTCAGTAGGTTGACGTGTAAGAACTTGTACAGGACCTCTTGAACGAGCATAAACTTTATCAGTAGTCATATGATGGAGTTTCTGATAGAAAGCTACTCCTACAAAAATCTCAGCTTCTATTCTCTCACCATTCATACCATTATAGAGAGATTCACAACCAGCTGATTCAAAACCATTATCTTTAAGAGCTTGTTTTATCTCTCCTTCAAGATCATCATTAAATGGAGTTCCATCAATCCTTTGCCCTTCCATACAACCTGCTTTACCAGCTACCATTTCAATTACCTGACCTACAGACATCCTTGAAGGAATTGCGTGTGGATTAACGATTAAATCTGGAACTACACCCTCTTCTGTAAATGGAACATCATCTTGAGATAAAATAAGCCCTACAACCCCTTTTTGTCCGTGCCTTGAAGCAAATTTATCTCCAAATTCAGGTTGTCTTGTATCTCTAACTCTTATTTTAGCTAATTTACTTCCTTCTACAGTTTCAGTAAGAAGAACTGCATCAACAATACCTTTTTCACCATGCCTTACAGTAACAGAAGTCTCTCTTCTTCTCTCTGCTACAGTTCCAAACTCATCAATTTCTTCTAGGAACCTTGGAGGAGAAGTTTTACCAATAAGAACATCTCCAGATTCAACATAAGATTCTGGGTTTACAATACCATCTTCATCTAAGTGACGATATGCTTCTTCAGAACGATACCCTCTTACACCTTTTTCTGGAACTTCAAATTTATCTTCTTGTCCACCAGGATACCTTCTCTCAGAAGCCTCATAAGACCTAAAAAATGAAGATCTTGACATTCCACGTTCAAGCGAAGATTTGTTTAAAATAAGTGCATCTTCCATGTTATACCCTTCAAAGGACATAACAGCCACTACAAAGTTTTGACCAGAAGGACGTTTGTCATAGTTTGTTGCATCAATAATTCGTGTTTTAACAAGTGGTGTTTGTGGATGATGCAAAAGATGAGCTCTTGTATCAGTACGTAACCCATAGTTAGATACATAGAGACCAAGTGCTTGTTTTGTCATACCTGCTTCCATTGTATTCCTTGGAGAAGAATTATGGTCAGAAAATGGAATAATCCCTGCACAGATACCAAGCATTGTTGAAGGATCAATCTCTAAGTGAGTGTGATCTTCATTTAAATAATTTAATCCCATTGCAATATATGAGTTTTCTTCTTCTTCAGCATCTAAATATTCAATGATGCCTAATTTTATAAGATCTTCCCATTTAATATCACCTTTTTCCATTTTTTCAATATGGTCTTCTTCAAGTAATGGAACACCATCTTTAACTAATATTAATGGCCTTCTAGCTCTTCCAGGATCATTAAATATGTAAATCTCATCAGTGTCATTATAATAAGTAATGTTCATTTCATCAGAAACTTCACCAGATCTTCTTTTTTGTCTCATCTCACTGACAAAATCATCAGGATCATCACAAGTTCCGATTAATTCCCCGTTTATATATATTTTAGCTTTATTCACCTAACTCCTCCAAATAATAAAGTAATATAAATTATAATCAATAATTGTAAATAAAATGATAGAAAATAATAATATTAATAATATATTGATAAATTGACAAAGAAAAGAAAAATTGACAATAAATCTATAAGATTAATAATTATTGAATAATACCCATTTCTTTAATTACATTCTTAATTTCTTCTGAGTCTGAACCTTCAGAAATTTTACACATTAATGCTAAGTTCTTTACCAAACCACAATTAGGTCCCTCTGGAGTCTCATTAGGACATATTTTACCAAATTGTGTTGGGTGCAAATCCCTAGCTTCAAAATGAGGTTGACTTCTACTTAAAGGAGAAACTACTCTTCTAAGATGTGAAAGTGTTCCCATGTAACTAGTTCTATCAAGAAGTTGGCTTACACCAGCCCTTCCACCAACCCAATTACCTGTAGCTATAGCATGCTTAATATTTTCTGTTAAAACATCAGATCTAACAGCTTGTTTAATTGAAGGTTCTTTACCACGAGAAATACTTCTTTCAAGTTGATAACTCATATCTCTTGTTAAACTTGTGAATGCAACACGGAATAAATCTTCCATTAAATCTCCTGAAACACGGAGTCTTTTATTAGTGTAATGATCCTTATCATGAGGTTCTCTCATTTCATAAATAACTTGAAGTAACATTTCACACATTTCAGCAAGATAAATCGCTTTAGCATCTCTTCTATCGCTTTCTACACCCATATGAGGGAGTAAATATCTGTCTATAACATCTTCAGCACGTTTAATACGATATTCTTCAGTCATTCCTTTTGCAACTCTATTACCTATGTATTTAATAGCTGCTTGCTGTAAATAATCTTCTCTTTCTTCTTTAGATAGTCCTTCCATCTCTTTAGAATCAAGTTTTAATGCTGCTTCTGAAACTTGTATATCATCAGCTATTACCATTTGGAAATTAAAATCATCAGAAATAGCAGTGATAATATCTTCATCAGTAGACATTCCTAAAGCTCTAAGTAAAATTACAAGTGGTATTTCACCAGGAACATAAGGGAAAGAAATTCTTAAAAATACTCCACTTTTCCTAGGTTTTCTATATTCAAGAGAGATTCTCGCTCTGAAACCACTTTTAATAGAGGTAACTATAGCTTTTGCACGTCTATCTTCAACTTCACCAAGACGTTCAAGAATAATTTTGTTTGGAGCTATCTCTTCCATAGTTACAACAGCTCTCTCAGAACCATTAACAATAAAATAACCACCAGGATCCTGAGGATCTTCACCTTTAACTAAAAGTTCTTCTTGATTAAGGCCATTTAAATGACAAATATCAGACTTAAGCATAAGTGGAAGTTCTCCAATGTACACTTTTTCAAGAGGATTTTTTTCTTCCCCATGATTTAATGCCATCTCAAGGTACATATGTGCAGAATAAGTTAAATTTCTAAGCCTAGCTTCAGTAGGATAAATCAAACTTTTTGAACCATCTGCTTCTTTAGTAAATGGTTTTTGTATCTCAACTTTACCTGTTTCAAGAGTATATTCCCCTTGTTCCAAAACAATAGGCTCAGTTATGTCAATTATATTTTGTATACGGTTGTTTACAAAGTCATTGTATGATTTGATATGATGATCTACCAAATCATATTTATCAAAAAATGCGTCTACCAATCCCCATGTATTACTCTTCATGGACTTCCTCCAGAATAAAATCTATAGATAAATTTTTATAATAATTTTATTTACAATTATATTCAATTGCATTGTATATAATCGGTTATATCAAAATATAACAATTTATACAAATATACGAATAAATGCATCATTTCAACCAATAAAAGAAAACAAACAAAACCCCTTTAATATCATATCACATATAATTAAATTATATTATGTTATTTATAATAACATTATAATAAATTTAATTATTTTAAACTTAATCAAATTAATAAATTTATTTATCAGCATTATTTATAATTTTTAAATTATAATTTTTAAATTTGCATAAATTTTATATTATAATTTTAT is part of the Methanobrevibacter sp. TMH8 genome and harbors:
- a CDS encoding DNA-directed RNA polymerase subunit A', encoding MKGIIKQISQINFGLMSPEDIRKMSVTKIETPDTYDEDGYPIENGLMDPHLGVIDPSLRCRACGAKGGECQGHFGSIDLARPVIHVGFGDTIHKILRSTCNSCGRILLTDSEIVDYKARIDALKENEESINDLIKEIYTLARRDKCPHCEEEQEDIKIDKPISIIEGDYKLTPSEVREKLEKITDDDAYVLGVNPEVARPEWMVLTVLPVPPVTVRPSITLETGERSEDDLTHKLVDILRINQRLVENMEAGAPQLIVEDLWELLQYHVTTYFDNEASGVPPARHRSGRPLKTLAQRLKGKEGRFRSNLSGKRVNFSARTVISPDPNISINEVGVPEMIAKEVTVPVHVNDWNIDEIKEHINNGPDVHPGANYVIRLDGRKIRVYDETKEAILEMLEPGFVVERHLKDGDIVLFNRQPSLHRMSMMAHEVKVLPYKTFRLNLCVCPPYNADFDGDEMNMHVFQTDESRAEAKSLMRVQEHILSPRFGGPIIGAIHDHISGAYLLTRTGSTFTEEQAFQIIRKAKLPIPKRKNRDWEGKELFSLLLPENLNMQYKAEICQKCDECMLKECEHDAYVVIEDGELISGAMDEKAYGSFSGKILDTIMKEYGPNEARKFLDASTDLAISGIMKVGITTSTNDEEIPEEAKERIEAHLDSAEEKVDKLVEAYENNELEALPGRSLEETLEMKIMQVLGEARDKSGEIAESYFGMDNHSVIMATTGARASMLNLTQITACVGQQSVRGGRIDRGYIERTLPHFRKNELGAKARGFVHSSYKEGLDPIEFFFHAMGGREGLVDTAIRTAQSGYMQRRLVNALQDLNVRENGLVTDNRGMVIQTMFGEDGVDPAKSDYGKAADLDKIIDEMRVK
- the rpoB gene encoding DNA-directed RNA polymerase subunit B, with translation MNKAKIYINGELIGTCDDPDDFVSEMRQKRRSGEVSDEMNITYYNDTDEIYIFNDPGRARRPLILVKDGVPLLEEDHIEKMEKGDIKWEDLIKLGIIEYLDAEEEENSYIAMGLNYLNEDHTHLEIDPSTMLGICAGIIPFSDHNSSPRNTMEAGMTKQALGLYVSNYGLRTDTRAHLLHHPQTPLVKTRIIDATNYDKRPSGQNFVVAVMSFEGYNMEDALILNKSSLERGMSRSSFFRSYEASERRYPGGQEDKFEVPEKGVRGYRSEEAYRHLDEDGIVNPESYVESGDVLIGKTSPPRFLEEIDEFGTVAERRRETSVTVRHGEKGIVDAVLLTETVEGSKLAKIRVRDTRQPEFGDKFASRHGQKGVVGLILSQDDVPFTEEGVVPDLIVNPHAIPSRMSVGQVIEMVAGKAGCMEGQRIDGTPFNDDLEGEIKQALKDNGFESAGCESLYNGMNGERIEAEIFVGVAFYQKLHHMTTDKVYARSRGPVQVLTRQPTEGRAREGGLRFGEMERDCLIAHGAALALKERLLDESDKYEAIICGDCGMISVYDKIRDKKYCPICGDVDSYPVEISYAFKLLLDELKSLCIFPKLVLEDKA
- a CDS encoding DNA-directed RNA polymerase subunit B''; this translates as MKSNTWGLVDAFFDKYDLVDHHIKSYNDFVNNRIQNIIDITEPIVLEQGEYTLETGKVEIQKPFTKEADGSKSLIYPTEARLRNLTYSAHMYLEMALNHGEEKNPLEKVYIGELPLMLKSDICHLNGLNQEELLVKGEDPQDPGGYFIVNGSERAVVTMEEIAPNKIILERLGEVEDRRAKAIVTSIKSGFRARISLEYRKPRKSGVFLRISFPYVPGEIPLVILLRALGMSTDEDIITAISDDFNFQMVIADDIQVSEAALKLDSKEMEGLSKEEREDYLQQAAIKYIGNRVAKGMTEEYRIKRAEDVIDRYLLPHMGVESDRRDAKAIYLAEMCEMLLQVIYEMREPHDKDHYTNKRLRVSGDLMEDLFRVAFTSLTRDMSYQLERSISRGKEPSIKQAVRSDVLTENIKHAIATGNWVGGRAGVSQLLDRTSYMGTLSHLRRVVSPLSRSQPHFEARDLHPTQFGKICPNETPEGPNCGLVKNLALMCKISEGSDSEEIKNVIKEMGIIQ